The Vespula vulgaris chromosome 3, iyVesVulg1.1, whole genome shotgun sequence DNA window aagaaaaaaaattaaaaagaatgtcAATGAGTGCTTTTAAACACCGTTTATGCTTATTCCTATCTCGCAATTTTAATGATATGAATGTTCTTTGAACAGGTTGCGCAAAAACCAACACCTCAAAGGAACTCTACGAATCGCTATTGTGGGTGGCGTATTCTCATTACCAAGAAGCGAAAGtcaatacataaatttttctccttttatttgaGCAAAATCAAATTACCTCAAATaaagaagtgaaagaaagtccagaaatgttttattcaatGCAAAGCGTAAAACGTTGCATAGTACACAAAACCAAATATAAAACTGCATAGTGATGTATGTAGTCCTAGGTATGTAAACTTATCatgattttgtatatataaatgtaacgttaataaatttctttactgATCtcactgatatatatatatatatatatatatatatatatatataaaattacacatcagatatatatatatatacatacatcaatTATTGAAATCTTATAAATCTTTAGAATCGTAATTTTAAAGGATGGTTAAATATTGAGATTTTCTTCAGAAGACTGGATGCGAATAAAACGCATATGTGATGTTTTAatggataatataaaaacaatgcAGAATTGTaaagatatgtataaataatattgaaatatagaaaaggatGATATGTTACACAGttaaaaatacgtaaaatatgGCCTGGAAATTAAAAGCATGTGTAAATACACATCCTTTATGTATTGTGCACGAtcatatttattgtatttatactGTATTAGGTgcgcaaaataaataaaaaataaacttctaattgtattaatttgtaatttgttATCCATGAATTTGAATAGCAAAccttaatgattaatttacaTCATAAAAGATGTTACCATATATAGATCACTTATCAGATAAGAGCTCTATATTCTTGTACACACTTGTCAATTCATCTCACGTTTTCTCTTTAGGTGTTATCATTGCAGAAACATATATGCTCGCAAAGTGATATTAATTCATCACATCATATGAAATAATAGATTTAACTTTCTTTCGAGTGAAACTCATTACACGTTATGAAGCATAAACTAATAATTGCTACATTTCTTGGTGTAAGCGGTGGTATTATATTTGGATTagttttaaaatattgtacTCCACAGCCGTGGTCCCAACGAaagataatgtatataaaatttcctgGAGAAATATTCATGAGTTTAACAAATAGTATAATACTACCATTGGTAGTATCTAGTGTTATAAGTGCAACTTGCAATTTAAGCAAGTCAGGTAAATATCAGAGTAAGAGATAAATACTTAATTTGATCAAATAcataaaattcatttgttACGCAAATGGACTTATAGGTCCTATTGGATTAATGGCACTGTGCTATTATTCCATGACAACCTCGATAGGAATAATTCTAAGTGTTATATTGACGCAAAGTATAAGGCCAGGTAAATTACTTAACGATAAAAACCTTACATCGGATTTGGCAACTAAACATTTTATGACAATTGATACGCTTTTGGACTTATTACGGTACTTATtgtcaatttataaaaattataaatataaaaattaattctctaCTGTTATATCGCATGCCTTTCTTATAAAATCATGTTTCAGTAATTTAATATCAGACAATTTAATTAAAGCATGTTTTATGCAGTATCAAACAGTTTTGAAGGGACCAGAAAATACAACCAAaggtatatttatatgcagCATGTCTCtataacgattataattaGGTATTTAaactttgatatattaaaaaattatatacgttgCAGTACCGATAGACGAATGGGCTATAACGCATCGAGATATACCAGGCACCGATGTAATTGGTTTGGTATTTTTCAGCTTGCTATTAGGTTTAGCAGCTGGCAAGTTGGGTGAAAAAAATAGGCCTCTGTTAAATGTTATAGATTCATTTTCTCAAGTGATGATGAATATTATGAATTGGATAATTATGTAcagaatgaatttatttcattgatactATGCTTTATATCAAGCTACATTAATATCTAAGCTATTTTTTATCGCAGGATCGCACcaattggaatattttttcttattcctggTAGAATTTTAGAAATGACAGATTttagtttaatatttaaacaattaggTGCTTATATACTAACCGTTTTTATCGGTCTGATATTACAaggatttttaatattaccaATACTATATTTTCTACTTACACGTAGATCTCcgtacaaaattataatgaaactaGGTCCTGCCTTTGCAACAGCATTTGGAACATCATCgaggtatataatattactttgtGTCGtactatgtatgtacttattaAATACGAATTACACAATAACATTTAGTACAGCTACTGTCCCAGTGACGATAAAGTGCTTAGAAGAAGTCGGTATAGATCCCAAAGTGCTGAAATTCGTTGTACCGATAGGTGCTACTATCAATATGGATGGAATAGCATTATATGAAACTGTTGGagcaatatttattatccagATGCGAggattaaatttttcattatttaaaataataaccaTCAGGTTAGTGTGGGTGCGTACACGCgtgaaacataaataaaatcgtaataaaaaagatatatttaaaaatcattattttctaagTATTACATGCACTATCTCGTGCATTGGTGCAGCTGGATTGCCCAGCGGTGGCTACGTGATGTTAATAATGGTACTAAATTCTATTGGAGTCCCAGTTGATGATATCGCATTAATTATTGCTATTGATTGTTTTGTGTAAGTATAAGTACAAGCATATTTAAATtgcataaattatttcaagaatTAATACTGTTATTTCCATGCTATATCTCATAGGGATCGATTCAGGAcaactataaatattatttccgaCGCTTTAGGATCTGGTataatatcttatttacttacgaATAAGTACAAGCAATACGGAAATACGATGTCTGCGGAAACGCAATCGTTGACCAAGATAGTGAAATAAATGGTGtacaagtaaaataatatatttcaataaaaatatgacgTCGGAGAAAGAACCGAGTTATTCATCAATTCTTTCCGGGATGTGGTAAAacatcgttatcattatttctcGTAAATGTGTTATTTCAAAACCATCTTTATAAATTGAGATATTTATGTCCGAAAAGAATACCAATTTTATTTACCTATGAAAATTATCCTCCccttcgaaataaaatcgtaatttagaatatttctattaacttTCATCTGAAATTTAAACACCGATGTCTGGTTGAAAAAAGACGAATACAAACACCCAATTGTCCTAatgaatatttgtaatatttaaatttagtaTTTCTCTTGATACATTTCTGTGCTGAATACATTGTCAAGTTTTAAACATATATTGATATGGACTTTTGTAGTTAATTCATTAGAAATTTCTACTttagtatttttatcatatttctgTACTGATATTCTCATTAAGAATAAGGTAGCATCGTTGGTAATTGAAACGGCGATTGGTTAGattctttatgaaaaatattaaaatggcGCTGCTTACATCGAccgaaaaatttaattaagaacGAAATTATGAACACAGATTTCAAACGTGTCTAATCGATCGTTTATCAAATATAACGTATTGATTTTAATGTGACCAAATGAGTAATTATTTTAGTGCATTATATTGAAAGGATTACATTAACGTAGTGTTACGCCCTTCCTCGTATAAGGGCACAATCATATTTCTACAATTTGATTGGTCACTATCCCActcgaaaaaaagatggatatGGAGAAGGTGGATGCATGACGTAAACATCATCTTtaggtatataggtatatactcAATTTCATAAATGTAAGCTTTATAAATACTCTTGTCGATAAATATATCTGATCGGGCAGTGTATATGGTGACTGACAGGTGATGTCATTATTCTTACGTAGTACGTTGCTTTTAATAAACTTGCATTGACAGTTATCAAAGTCGTGTGATATTATCTTTAGTTAAGCGTGCATGAAACTAAAGAACTGATTGATAAATTGCACTGAACTATAATTAACTGTCATCATTAAAATATGCCGGGGTAAGCATTAGTGTAATTTTTTTGAACAAATTTATAGACTGGTGACCATTAAATCTTTACTTCATCCACTTGATCAAGCAGGTATTTTCATCATAAAACTCTCTTGAATCAACTTTTCTTTCagtttgtaaataatttatctattattttgaACAATATAATGATTGTAAGTAAACGATATTTGTTTATAGCGTTACAGGAATGTCGCTGGATCATATGTTCTGTTCTCGATGCCGAGAGGGCTTTGTGGCACACGAAAAGATAGTTAATTCTCATGGTGAATTATGGCATCCTCAGTGTTTCGTGttagttaaatatataataaaaaagatgtataATCGACAACATCATTGTTATAAcgacgatattaattttttctattcgtacATTATAGATGTGCACAATGTTTTCGACCATTTCCAGAtggaattttttatgaattcgAAGGCTACAAGTATTGCGAGCATGACTTTCATGTTTTATTTGCACCTTGCTGCGGCAAATGTggtatgtattttctttcatgcTTTATCTAGGaaaattcttaaatttatagaatttctttAGATACGGTATAacgatttatatctttataggAGAATTTGTCATTGGTAGAGTAATAAAGGCAATGAATGCAAATTGGCATCCAGGATGTTTTCGGTGTGAAGAATGTAATGGAGAATTAGCAGATGCAGGTTTTATCAAATGCCAAGGCAGAGCTCTTTGCCATACCTGTAATGCTCGCGTAAAAGCTGGTGCTCTTGGAAAGCATATTTGTCATCAATGCCAGTATggcttctatttatttattttttatattgtgattttaaaaatagatattaatgtatggttcattttttaaatagtggCGTTATCGATGATAAACCATTGCGTTTTCGTGGTGAAGTTTACCACCCGTATCATTTTAATTGCACGGCATGTGGAATAGAACTTAATTCAGATGCAAGAGAAGTTCGTTCTAGGCCAGGTTATGCTGCCAATGAAatggtaaaataataaataaagatttttaatgttctaataatgtatatgtatatatatatatatatgtatatatataaatattgtattaacaCTTATACGTTATCATTTTCAGAATGAATTATATTGTTTGAGATGCCATGATAAAATGGGTATTCCTATTTGCGGTGCTTGTCATCGGCCTATAGAAGAACGCGTTGTAACTGCATTAGGAAAACATTGGCACGTAGAACATTTTGTATGTGCAAAATGTGAGAAGCCGTTCCTTGGACATCGTCATTATGAGAAAAAAGGTCTTGCATATTGTGAAACACATTATCATCAACTTTTCGGAAATCTTTGTTTTGTATGCAACCAAGTAATTTCTGGTGATGGTAAGTATaacatttgttaataattagaCACTTGAATTGaaactttataaattataataagaaatattaaaatctataatcgtatctgtaatatattttcagttTTTACAGCCTTAAATAAGGCATGGTGTGTTCATCACTTTGCATGCGCGTTTTGTGATCAGAAGATGaatcaaaaaacaaaattctttgaatttGATTTAAAACCCGCATGCAAGAAATGTTACGATAAATTCCCCCAGGAACTAAAGAAGCGTATGCGACGAATGTATGATTCCAATCCCAAAAGGATACCagcttaatattttatatcagatggaaaaagaaaagatgatcttaatattttcttaacatttttttaatgttttcctATCTTTAATATGTAATCTTTGCATTAAGGTGCCTTATGAAACCAcagataaaatttgttatatattgaGATATGTTATACTAATTATTAAAGGATAAATATTGACATACCACTAgaccatttttattatttatgaatattgcTTTTTGATGATAGAACTCCACAATTTGATATgataatagattttattgGCTTGCCAGATTTTGTGCCATATTCTTCAatctaacgataaaaattaatataatttgctGCAACACAAAGTTTgagattatattttactaCCTTATAGATTACAGAAAGATTGGATACAACTTTTCCAAATACTACTCTTCTACCATCCATTGTTTTCAATGTTTTAAATGTCAGATtaaatttagaattattttctttcatatcatTGGTTTTATACATAGAAAGTACACCAGGACCAGCATGACgcaaattgaaattttcgtcCTTGAAACTATCTCCATATATGGATGTACCACCAAGGCCATTAAATTTCACTACATCTCCACCCTGGCACCAATATCCCGGAACAATACGATGAATTGGAGTATTTCTATATACAGGCATTACATcacaattataaaatagattaaaagAATAACATTTCTACGTTTATTTTACTTGTAAGATAATCCATTTGTTCCACGACAGAAAGCTTCAAAATTCGCACACGTTTTAGGTACGATATCGATATAGAGTTCGATCACAATGGTTCccaaaatttgtttattttcttgatcTTTGATCTCTAAAAAGCACCTACTTCTAACTGATTGATCTAAAGTATGAAACAGTGCTGCATCATAGAGCATACAATAGTCCTTCTTCATACCTGGTGTTACAACagtcctttttaatttttcggtTTTCCtattttaaaagtataaaaatatgtgtgtgtgcgtgtgtgcatatatatttctcaatgatttattacatacaatattaaacatttcaaaGTTAGTTTCaatatacctttttttttcaacatctAATCTTGCTCTCAAATGTTTccaatcttttataaaatctgCTGCAGTATATTGACTAGATAcctgatttatttttttaagcaatgcatcattttctttcataatttttttattttctaaatgttGGGTTtcaaatttacttttatatgtatatttcttttgccAGCAATCAACAACACCCTGCAATCAAATGTTCTTTCAGCAAAATCTTATatcactttattattatttccagaAAAGAGAGCTAAATAATTACTCCTAATCTAGTGATAATGTTTAAAGATTTTAacaaattcatattttctttatccagTTCCCTGACTCTTCTGGCGTCGACTTCTAAACGACGTGGCTTAAAATATACTTCTACGTTAAATTTAGGAGGTTTGCTATCTGTTTTCggaacaatatttttcattttctgcAGGTGTTCCagataatttttgtaattaagcCGTTTTGGAATATTCACCTTAAATTGACGTTAATACACTTTACTTCGTAATaggtataatatatgatataaatgcATCAACTCTTTTAACTTTCATACTTTTTTAAGGcgttttttacttttagaCTTTTGACTTTtatcatcttcttcctttatttttttcatatttatacgattataaatatgtgtatgtatatataacgtttatattcaacgtttaattttataaaaaatattttaatccgACGTTGATTTGCTGTACACGCATAAATTTAAAATGCGATCATTGATaacatttcgatatatcgatgatttatatatctcgTTCCTCGCATTGTTTGCGATATTATCGTCGACGCATCAATATCCAACTATCTAAACTAAGAGGAATCGTGCGTGATGAGTATGcggttattaatttttaacaggtgattaataattaagattatttacaaagttgtgatatttataaaatttgtgaATTGATAAATATGGCTGGTGTCGCGGAGAATCACAAAAGCAACTGTCAATTGAAAACTGAAGGTTAGAAAGTACTTTTATGATTCTTTTAAGCGTGCCTATGcgaatgtaaaaatttaataataattttacattttaagaTGTCCAAATAATGGATTGCGTCGGACGTACGCAAGGAGATGGAATGGAGAATGTAGTTacggttgaaaatgaggtcaAGCAATCCAAGTGTCGTCTTAATGATAGTCTTATTTACTACCCAAAGAATTTAAAGCAATCTGTATTAACGCCTCCAGTTGCTCCTACCGGTACTATCGTAAATCTTATTCCAAAAAACATCACAAAGGGTAAAAGACAAATTTTAAATTccttaaaaacaaaagaaccCAAATTTGTACCTTACGAACCATACAAAGCAGCAGTTAATCCTATCGTTCcggttgagaaaaaaaataaaaaacattccAAGTGGGATACAAGTATTAATGTAGCAGCTACGGACGTTGCTAAATTGAAGATTAATGATGTAaatattgagaaagaaagaagtaatgAAAAAGGTGAAAAGGAAGAATCTAATTggaataaggaaaagaaaatctatgaAACTGAAATACAGAAGCTTAAAGAAGAGAATAGTCAATTAGAAAACCAATTAAAATTCCAAGCACaggtataataataagatgCTTTAAagtcataatttattttaatcatcttaatgtttatatatattcttatataggTAAATGGCGAATTAAAGAATTTACTAGTAGCAGCTGTAGGTGAAGATCTTGAAACTAAAGTACATTTACTTACTGAAGATAAGTTACAACTTGCTCGAGCACTTTTAAATTCTGCTCAACATCTTAGTACTCATCAAGAGCAAACCGAGTGGTTAGCGGGGCAATGTGAAGTTTGGAGGAGTAAATTTTTAGCTAGTaggtaattaaaattaaattaacaataatcGCACTAAAAAAGTATCCAGACAAGAAATACTAGCGACTAAACTAATTGTTGTAATAGTTTAATGGTAGAGGAACTTGCAAGATGGAAGGCTGCCCTTCGTCAAAGAACGACCGATCTTCAAGAatctataaaaagattattggAAGAGCGTAAAAATATACGCGATGCGTCTCTTAAAACATATAGGtatctatatttaaatgtatataatatctgTCATTGAATACCGCATGTACTTATactaacattattatattttactttagaACTCTTAGTATTCTCTTAGAGAGTTTCGATCCTGTTCGAGCAGCGTCATACAAACGTCATGCACTGCCAAGTACAAATGTCATAGATTTGGCACAGGGCTGTTGTCAATTAGCAGAAATTTTAAAAGTTCAATTATTAAGTGGCATGTTGAATACAATATCAaacaaagatattaatataactgGTTTGGAAATGCAAACATTAGCAGAAAAAAATGCAGAGCAAGTtagtttttaaaaatgatctcgactaattaacaaattgaaaacgtctttttaaaataaattaaaacactTATGTTTACAGTTACTTATGAGTCCAAATCTACTTATGTCAGGAAGACAAGATGCTGCTTGTAGCGCAGTCATGGGCGCAGCTTTTGCTATCGGGGgtcaaatttttattccacGAGAGCCATCTAATATTAGTTGTTGTCCAAATTGCAGTggtgaaataaatcaaatttgaaaataatttttccataaaagaattttcgtaGAACcgtaatttataaatgatttatgaTACTGCCGTAATTAGGTCAACAGGATCGATTTGTCATTACCAGGCCTATGAAGATATTTCAATCGATacgaataattacaataaagattatatgtgttaaagatagaaaaataaaatcgttaaaaattgtttatgtatatttccCGTTTCAttccaattttatatattttcagttttatttgcataagttaataaataatataatcaatatttaaaactACATATGTATCCATTAAAATAGTAAACGTTTCTCataataagatattaaataacttttaataagCTGTTTACACATCATATTCATTTatagttaaaatatttataagttaAGTCTTTTCAAAGTTGTTTCAAAATTGTAGGGATTCATTATACGAGTATAACAGATAATATACCCTAAAGATAGAATGATATAttggtaattaataaaattttcatttttttgaaagtataatattatgcAATATAAAACTTACTAAGAtcggtaataaatttttaattcatttctttttgttcaaaCATTCTTTTAAAACATTCTTGTGCCATAATTCATTGAAATGCTATTGTATTGTAGAAGATAAGTTAcgtacaaaattatttcttaaataatgcACATACATGTCATCTCATATCACAAATTAATACCTTGGAGCattacgtctctctctctctattatatatatatatatatatatatatatatatataaaatgtgtgtatgtacatatatacacacaccgCACACAAACACTTATgtgtatattcgtatatatacgatagaaCCAATTAATAGTTACCTGCATGAGACGACGGcccatacacacacaccattagaacattttatttaacattttttttttataaatcgttttatcgtatttgctttataattagaaaacaaATGCAATAAATTGTTGAACTTGCAGCCAtttgtcattttttaaatatttaataaaatgattattattaaattaattagaacgAAATAGAACATAAATTAGCTTTAAAGCCAACTTAAACTTGGCACTTGACAAAAGATGTTTAGTAATAGTGTAGTCTTTTTGTGCTTGACAATGCTGCACTTGATTACCCTTcatgataatataatgataatatgataattataatttgttataaaaactTCTAGATAATtgaatcgaaaatattttcaaattaatttatatagatgCCGCAGTAGATATTCGTATTTGATTTGTTAAATACATTCGTAAAATTGTCCTACACAGTGGTGATTTGCCTAAGTTGTTGATCGATATGTACCCGAtcattaatgaaatttcacacattgaaaataaattatattttaaagttCTTGATGTATTTCCTCTTGATCTCgttcatttttcgttttcgtatTATCATTTTCTGGCAAAATTAACGTATCCTCTGTTACGTCTTCCGTATTTGACTGTTCTGATTGAATATCAATGTCCGGAACAGACGTTGGTTCCACATCTGGTAATTGTGTTGCATTTATTGCCTGATCAGATTTATTTTCCGTGTGATTCGTTGTTTCTGGTTTTGGTCTCCAGATTTTCGCTTTATTTACAAGATATTTAACTTCTCTATCGAGTAGTGCCATTTTGTTTGCAATATCGCGAACTTTGTATTTTACCGATTCGTACAAAGGTGTTTCAGCAAATGACTTTACGATTGTATCATAATATTCctagataaatgaaaaaaattacataaaaaatcgtaaaataattcACAAAGTATGAAGAGTATATTGTCGTGATTACGCATACCTTTGTTTCGTTGATCACTTTTTCCAATGTTTCAATCTCTATTTGCGTAAATATGTCATTAGTTAGACTTAAGTTACGCATATTCTGCAAAAATATTGTACTTCCGTTTAACATAGACACCATTCCTTTCAGCACTTCTGGCCGTTCTTTATGTTCATAAACTCTTTCATATACGTCGTTTGTCA harbors:
- the LOC127062236 gene encoding excitatory amino acid transporter 3-like isoform X1, yielding MKHKLIIATFLGVSGGIIFGLVLKYCTPQPWSQRKIMYIKFPGEIFMSLTNSIILPLVVSSVISATCNLSKSGPIGLMALCYYSMTTSIGIILSVILTQSIRPGKLLNDKNLTSDLATKHFMTIDTLLDLLRNLISDNLIKACFMQYQTVLKGPENTTKVPIDEWAITHRDIPGTDVIGLVFFSLLLGLAAGKLGEKNRPLLNVIDSFSQVMMNIMNWIIMIAPIGIFFLIPGRILEMTDFSLIFKQLGAYILTVFIGLILQGFLILPILYFLLTRRSPYKIIMKLGPAFATAFGTSSSTATVPVTIKCLEEVGIDPKVLKFVVPIGATINMDGIALYETVGAIFIIQMRGLNFSLFKIITISITCTISCIGAAGLPSGGYVMLIMVLNSIGVPVDDIALIIAIDCFVDRFRTTINIISDALGSGIISYLLTNKYKQYGNTMSAETQSLTKIVK
- the LOC127062243 gene encoding LIM and senescent cell antigen-like-containing domain protein 1 isoform X1, with amino-acid sequence MHDVNIIFSVTGMSLDHMFCSRCREGFVAHEKIVNSHGELWHPQCFVCAQCFRPFPDGIFYEFEGYKYCEHDFHVLFAPCCGKCGEFVIGRVIKAMNANWHPGCFRCEECNGELADAGFIKCQGRALCHTCNARVKAGALGKHICHQCHGVIDDKPLRFRGEVYHPYHFNCTACGIELNSDAREVRSRPGYAANEMNELYCLRCHDKMGIPICGACHRPIEERVVTALGKHWHVEHFVCAKCEKPFLGHRHYEKKGLAYCETHYHQLFGNLCFVCNQVISGDVFTALNKAWCVHHFACAFCDQKMNQKTKFFEFDLKPACKKCYDKFPQELKKRMRRMYDSNPKRIPA
- the LOC127062238 gene encoding golgin-45 isoform X1, with translation MAGVAENHKSNCQLKTEDVQIMDCVGRTQGDGMENVVTVENEVKQSKCRLNDSLIYYPKNLKQSVLTPPVAPTGTIVNLIPKNITKGKRQILNSLKTKEPKFVPYEPYKAAVNPIVPVEKKNKKHSKWDTSINVAATDVAKLKINDVNIEKERSNEKGEKEESNWNKEKKIYETEIQKLKEENSQLENQLKFQAQVNGELKNLLVAAVGEDLETKVHLLTEDKLQLARALLNSAQHLSTHQEQTEWLAGQCEVWRSKFLASSLMVEELARWKAALRQRTTDLQESIKRLLEERKNIRDASLKTYRTLSILLESFDPVRAASYKRHALPSTNVIDLAQGCCQLAEILKVQLLSGMLNTISNKDINITGLEMQTLAEKNAEQLLMSPNLLMSGRQDAACSAVMGAAFAIGGQIFIPREPSNISCCPNCSGEINQI
- the LOC127062256 gene encoding uncharacterized protein LOC127062256 yields the protein MKENDALLKKINQVSSQYTAADFIKDWKHLRARLDVEKKRKTEKLKRTVVTPGMKKDYCMLYDAALFHTLDQSVRSRCFLEIKDQENKQILGTIVIELYIDIVPKTCANFEAFCRGTNGLSYK
- the LOC127062255 gene encoding peptidyl-prolyl cis-trans isomerase A-like; amino-acid sequence: MPVYRNTPIHRIVPGYWCQGGDVVKFNGLGGTSIYGDSFKDENFNLRHAGPGVLSMYKTNDMKENNSKFNLTFKTLKTMDGRRVVFGKVVSNLSVIYKIEEYGTKSGKPIKSIIISNCGVLSSKSNIHK
- the LOC127062243 gene encoding LIM and senescent cell antigen-like-containing domain protein 1 isoform X2, whose product is MPGVTGMSLDHMFCSRCREGFVAHEKIVNSHGELWHPQCFVCAQCFRPFPDGIFYEFEGYKYCEHDFHVLFAPCCGKCGEFVIGRVIKAMNANWHPGCFRCEECNGELADAGFIKCQGRALCHTCNARVKAGALGKHICHQCHGVIDDKPLRFRGEVYHPYHFNCTACGIELNSDAREVRSRPGYAANEMNELYCLRCHDKMGIPICGACHRPIEERVVTALGKHWHVEHFVCAKCEKPFLGHRHYEKKGLAYCETHYHQLFGNLCFVCNQVISGDVFTALNKAWCVHHFACAFCDQKMNQKTKFFEFDLKPACKKCYDKFPQELKKRMRRMYDSNPKRIPA
- the LOC127062243 gene encoding LIM and senescent cell antigen-like-containing domain protein 1 isoform X3 is translated as MSLDHMFCSRCREGFVAHEKIVNSHGELWHPQCFVCAQCFRPFPDGIFYEFEGYKYCEHDFHVLFAPCCGKCGEFVIGRVIKAMNANWHPGCFRCEECNGELADAGFIKCQGRALCHTCNARVKAGALGKHICHQCHGVIDDKPLRFRGEVYHPYHFNCTACGIELNSDAREVRSRPGYAANEMNELYCLRCHDKMGIPICGACHRPIEERVVTALGKHWHVEHFVCAKCEKPFLGHRHYEKKGLAYCETHYHQLFGNLCFVCNQVISGDVFTALNKAWCVHHFACAFCDQKMNQKTKFFEFDLKPACKKCYDKFPQELKKRMRRMYDSNPKRIPA
- the LOC127062238 gene encoding golgin-45 isoform X2 produces the protein MAGVAENHKSNCQLKTEDVQIMDCVGRTQGDGMENVVTVENEVKQSKCRLNDSLIYYPKNLKQSVLTPPVAPTGTIVNLIPKNITKAVNPIVPVEKKNKKHSKWDTSINVAATDVAKLKINDVNIEKERSNEKGEKEESNWNKEKKIYETEIQKLKEENSQLENQLKFQAQVNGELKNLLVAAVGEDLETKVHLLTEDKLQLARALLNSAQHLSTHQEQTEWLAGQCEVWRSKFLASSLMVEELARWKAALRQRTTDLQESIKRLLEERKNIRDASLKTYRTLSILLESFDPVRAASYKRHALPSTNVIDLAQGCCQLAEILKVQLLSGMLNTISNKDINITGLEMQTLAEKNAEQLLMSPNLLMSGRQDAACSAVMGAAFAIGGQIFIPREPSNISCCPNCSGEINQI
- the LOC127062236 gene encoding excitatory amino acid transporter 3-like isoform X2 is translated as MKHKLIIATFLGVSGGIIFGLVLKYCTPQPWSQRKIMYIKFPGEIFMSLTNSIILPLVVSSVISATCNLSKSGPIGLMALCYYSMTTSIGIILSVILTQSIRPGKLLNDKNLTSDLATKHFMTIDTLLDLLRNLISDNLIKACFMQYQTVLKGPENTTKVPIDEWAITHRDIPGTDVIGLVFFSLLLGLAAGKLGEKNRPLLNVIDSFSQVMMNIMNWIIMIAPIGIFFLIPGRILEMTDFSLIFKQLGAYILTVFIGLILQGFLILPILYFLLTRRSPYKIIMKLGPAFATAFGTSSSTATVPVTIKCLEEVGIDPKVLKFVVPIGATINMDGIALYETVGAIFIIQMRGLNFSLFKIITISWIAQRWLRDVNNGTKFYWSPS